The following are from one region of the Capsicum annuum cultivar UCD-10X-F1 chromosome 1, UCD10Xv1.1, whole genome shotgun sequence genome:
- the LOC107868921 gene encoding lon protease homolog 2, peroxisomal isoform X3: MLRGGLRVQVMETTSCRNAGVKLVEQELWQREEKGLIGILPVRDSAEIATSGTAVSSGVGGESAERGLKNQAGISENHKLDSKNQQEVIHWHDRGVAARALHLSRGVEKPSGRVTYIVVLEGLCRFNVQELSTRGTYYTARITSLDMTKGEMELIEQDQEFVALSRQFKATAMELISILEQKQKTGGRTKVLLETVPVHKLADIFVASFEISFEEQLSMLDSVDVKVRLSKATELVDRHLQSIRVAEKITQKVEGQLSKSQKEFLLRQQMKAIKEELGDNDDEEDDLVALERKMQGAGMPASIWKHALRELRRLKKMQPQQPGYNSSRVYLELLADLPWEKASPELELDLKAAKERLDADHYGLLKVKQRIIEYLAVRKLKPDARGPVLCFVGPPGVGKTSLASSIAAALGRKFIRISLGGVKDEADIRGHRRTYIGSMPGRLIDGLKRVAVCNPVMLLDEIDKTGSDVRGDPASALLEVLDTEQNKTFNDHYLNVPFDLSKVIFVATANRMQPIPPPLLDRMEVIELPGYTPEEKLKIAIRHLIPRVLDQHGLSSDFLQIPEDMVKLVIQRYTREAGVRNLERNLAALARAAAVKVAEQEHLVPFSKDVQRLSSPLLDGKLAESAEVEMEVIPMGVNNHDISDAFKVASPMVVDEPMVEKVLGPPRYDDRETAERVANPGVSVGLVWTAFGGEVQFVEATAMVGKGDLHLTGQLGDVIKESAQIALTWVRARATELKLAISEETNLLEGRDIHIHFPAGAVPKDGPSAGVTLVTSLVSLFSKRRVRADTAMTGEMTLRGMVLPVGGVKDKVLAAHRYGIKRVILPERNLKDLVEVPATVLSSLEIILAKRVEDVLDQAFEGGCPWRQHSKL, translated from the exons atgttaCGAGGAGGTTTACGAGTTCAAGTCATGGAAACAActtcttgcagaaatgcagg TGTAAAGTTGGTGGAGCAGGAGTTATGGCAGAGAGAAGAGAAGGGACTGATTGGAATATTACCCGTTAGAGATTCAGCTGAGATTGCCACTTCGGGTACTGCAGTATCTTCAG GCGTGGGTGGAGAATCAGCTGAACGAGGCTTGAAAAATCAGGCTGGTATATCAGAAAATCACAAGCTTGATTCAAAAAATCAACAGGAAGTTATACACTGGCATGATAG GGGAGTTGCAGCCCGTGCTTTACATCTCTCGAGAGGAGTTGAGAAACCAAGTGGCAGAGTTACATACATAGTTGTACTAGAGGGCTTATGCAGATTCAATGTGCAGGAGCTTAGTACCAGAGGAACGTATTATACAGCACGGATCACTTCTCTTGATATGACCAAGGGTG AGATGGAGTTAATTGAGCAAGATCAAGAATTCGTGGCATTGTCTCGTCAATTTAAAGCCACTGCGATGGAGCTCATTTCCATTCTTGAGCAG AAGCAGAAGACTGGTGGCAGAACGAAGGTTCTTCTGGAGACGGTCCCTGTCCATAAATTGGCTGATATTTTTGTAGCTAGTTTTGAGATAAGCTTTGAGGAACAACTATCCATGCTGGATTCTGTTGATGTTAAAGTAAGGCTTTCGAAAGCTACTGAGCTCGTTGATAGGCATCTACAG TCAATTCGTGTAGCAGAGAAAATCACCCAAAAGGTTGAGGGGCAGTTATCGAAGTCTCAGAAAGAATTTCTGTTGCGACAACAG ATGAAGGCCATAAAGGAGGAACTTGGTGacaatgatgatgaagaagatgatttgGTTGCATTGGAGAGGAAGATGCAAGGAGCAGGAATGCCTGCAAGTATCTGGAAACATGCTCTGAGGGAACTAAG GAGACTCAAAAAAATGCAGCCTCAGCAACCTGGCTATAATAGCTCTCGTGTTTATCTGGAACTACTTGCTGATCTTCCCTGGGAGAAGGCCAGCCCAGAACTTGAATTGGATTTAAAAGCTGCAAAAGAGCGTCTTGATGCTGACCATTATGGTTTATTGAAGGTCAAACAACGGATAATCGAATATCTAGCTGTTCGGAAG CTCAAACCAGATGCGAGAGGTCCTGTGTTGTGCTTTGTGGGTCCACCAGGTGTTGGGAAGACATCTTTGGCTTCTTCTATTGCTGCTGCTCTGGGCAGAAAGTTTATACGCATCTCCCTTGGTGGTGTCAAAGATGAGGCCGATATCAGAGGGCATAGGAGAACATATATTGGAAGCATGCCTGGGCGTCTTATTGATGGGTTGAAG AGAGTAGCTGTTTGCAATCCTGTTATGCTGCTGGATGAGATTGACAAGACTGGGTCTGATGTGAGGGGAGATCCTGCATCTGCATTACTGGAGGTTCTTGATACCGAACAGAATAAAACATTCAATGATCA CTATTTGAATGTGCCATTTGACCTATCAAAGGTTATCTTTGTGGCAACTGCAAACAGGATGCAGCCAATTCCTCCCCCACTCTTGGACAGAATGGAAGTCATTGAGCTGCCTGGATACACACCAGAAGAAAAGCTTAAGATAGCAATCAGGCATTTAATTCCTCGAGTTCTTGATCAGCATGGTTTAAGTTCTGATTTCCTTCAGATACCCGAG GATATGGTGAAACTTGTAATCCAAAGGTACACGAGGGAAGCAGGTGTACGTAATCTAGAAAGGAATTTAGCTGCCTTAGCACGTGCAGCTGCGGTCAAAGTTGCAGAACAAGAGCATTTAGTTCCTTTCTCCAAAGATGTGCAACGCCTTTCTTCACCACTGTTGGATGGCAAACTTGCTGAGAGCGCCGAGGTTGAAATGGAAGTTATCCCTATGGGTGTCAATAATCATGATATCTCCGATGCGTTTAAGGTTGCCTCACCTATGGTGGTTGATGAACCTATGGTAGAAAAGGTGCTTGGT CCACCTAGGTATGATGACAGAGAAACAGCAGAACGAGTTGCCAATCCTGGTGTATCTGTTGGACTGGTGTGGACAGCATTTGGTGGAGAGGTTCAGTTTGTAGAGGCCACAGCAATGGTGGGAAAAGGTGATCTTCATCTCACTGGCCAACTTGGGGATGTTATCAAAGAATCTGCTCAGATTGCATTGACATGG GTACGTGCCAGAGCCACAGAACTGAAGCTAGCTATTTCTGAAGAAACTAATCTTCTAGAGGGCCGAGATATTCACATTCATTTCCCCGCCGGAGCTGTACCCAAGGACGGACCCTCAGCTGGTGTAACCCTGGTTACATCACTTGTTTCATTGTTCAGTAAAAGAAGAGTAAGAGCAGACACAGCAATGACAGGAGAGATGACTCTCCGTGGTATGGTCTTGCCTGTTGGTGGTGTCAAGGATAAG GTTTTGGCTGCCCATAGATACGGTATTAAAAGAGTTATACTACCAGAGAGGAACTTGAAGGACCTGGTGGAAGTCCCAGCGACTGTGCTTTCAAGTCTTGAG ATAATACTTGCTAAACGTGTGGAAGATGTGCTGGACCAAGCATTTGAAGGTGGTTGCCCGTGGAGACAGCattcaaaattatga
- the LOC107868921 gene encoding lon protease homolog 2, peroxisomal isoform X2, translated as MAESVDLPSRLAILPFRNKVLLPGAIIRIRCTSPSSVKLVEQELWQREEKGLIGILPVRDSAEIATSGTAVSSGVGGESAERGLKNQAGISENHKLDSKNQQEVIHWHDRGVAARALHLSRGVEKPSGRVTYIVVLEGLCRFNVQELSTRGTYYTARITSLDMTKGEMELIEQDQEFVALSRQFKATAMELISILEQKTGGRTKVLLETVPVHKLADIFVASFEISFEEQLSMLDSVDVKVRLSKATELVDRHLQSIRVAEKITQKVEGQLSKSQKEFLLRQQMKAIKEELGDNDDEEDDLVALERKMQGAGMPASIWKHALRELRRLKKMQPQQPGYNSSRVYLELLADLPWEKASPELELDLKAAKERLDADHYGLLKVKQRIIEYLAVRKLKPDARGPVLCFVGPPGVGKTSLASSIAAALGRKFIRISLGGVKDEADIRGHRRTYIGSMPGRLIDGLKRVAVCNPVMLLDEIDKTGSDVRGDPASALLEVLDTEQNKTFNDHYLNVPFDLSKVIFVATANRMQPIPPPLLDRMEVIELPGYTPEEKLKIAIRHLIPRVLDQHGLSSDFLQIPEDMVKLVIQRYTREAGVRNLERNLAALARAAAVKVAEQEHLVPFSKDVQRLSSPLLDGKLAESAEVEMEVIPMGVNNHDISDAFKVASPMVVDEPMVEKVLGPPRYDDRETAERVANPGVSVGLVWTAFGGEVQFVEATAMVGKGDLHLTGQLGDVIKESAQIALTWVRARATELKLAISEETNLLEGRDIHIHFPAGAVPKDGPSAGVTLVTSLVSLFSKRRVRADTAMTGEMTLRGMVLPVGGVKDKVLAAHRYGIKRVILPERNLKDLVEVPATVLSSLEIILAKRVEDVLDQAFEGGCPWRQHSKL; from the exons ATGGCGGAATCTGTGGATCTTCCGAGCCGTTTAGCGATTCTTCCATTTAGGAACAAAGTATTGTTACCTGGTGCGATCATTAGAATTCGCTGTACTTCACCTAGCAG TGTAAAGTTGGTGGAGCAGGAGTTATGGCAGAGAGAAGAGAAGGGACTGATTGGAATATTACCCGTTAGAGATTCAGCTGAGATTGCCACTTCGGGTACTGCAGTATCTTCAG GCGTGGGTGGAGAATCAGCTGAACGAGGCTTGAAAAATCAGGCTGGTATATCAGAAAATCACAAGCTTGATTCAAAAAATCAACAGGAAGTTATACACTGGCATGATAG GGGAGTTGCAGCCCGTGCTTTACATCTCTCGAGAGGAGTTGAGAAACCAAGTGGCAGAGTTACATACATAGTTGTACTAGAGGGCTTATGCAGATTCAATGTGCAGGAGCTTAGTACCAGAGGAACGTATTATACAGCACGGATCACTTCTCTTGATATGACCAAGGGTG AGATGGAGTTAATTGAGCAAGATCAAGAATTCGTGGCATTGTCTCGTCAATTTAAAGCCACTGCGATGGAGCTCATTTCCATTCTTGAGCAG AAGACTGGTGGCAGAACGAAGGTTCTTCTGGAGACGGTCCCTGTCCATAAATTGGCTGATATTTTTGTAGCTAGTTTTGAGATAAGCTTTGAGGAACAACTATCCATGCTGGATTCTGTTGATGTTAAAGTAAGGCTTTCGAAAGCTACTGAGCTCGTTGATAGGCATCTACAG TCAATTCGTGTAGCAGAGAAAATCACCCAAAAGGTTGAGGGGCAGTTATCGAAGTCTCAGAAAGAATTTCTGTTGCGACAACAG ATGAAGGCCATAAAGGAGGAACTTGGTGacaatgatgatgaagaagatgatttgGTTGCATTGGAGAGGAAGATGCAAGGAGCAGGAATGCCTGCAAGTATCTGGAAACATGCTCTGAGGGAACTAAG GAGACTCAAAAAAATGCAGCCTCAGCAACCTGGCTATAATAGCTCTCGTGTTTATCTGGAACTACTTGCTGATCTTCCCTGGGAGAAGGCCAGCCCAGAACTTGAATTGGATTTAAAAGCTGCAAAAGAGCGTCTTGATGCTGACCATTATGGTTTATTGAAGGTCAAACAACGGATAATCGAATATCTAGCTGTTCGGAAG CTCAAACCAGATGCGAGAGGTCCTGTGTTGTGCTTTGTGGGTCCACCAGGTGTTGGGAAGACATCTTTGGCTTCTTCTATTGCTGCTGCTCTGGGCAGAAAGTTTATACGCATCTCCCTTGGTGGTGTCAAAGATGAGGCCGATATCAGAGGGCATAGGAGAACATATATTGGAAGCATGCCTGGGCGTCTTATTGATGGGTTGAAG AGAGTAGCTGTTTGCAATCCTGTTATGCTGCTGGATGAGATTGACAAGACTGGGTCTGATGTGAGGGGAGATCCTGCATCTGCATTACTGGAGGTTCTTGATACCGAACAGAATAAAACATTCAATGATCA CTATTTGAATGTGCCATTTGACCTATCAAAGGTTATCTTTGTGGCAACTGCAAACAGGATGCAGCCAATTCCTCCCCCACTCTTGGACAGAATGGAAGTCATTGAGCTGCCTGGATACACACCAGAAGAAAAGCTTAAGATAGCAATCAGGCATTTAATTCCTCGAGTTCTTGATCAGCATGGTTTAAGTTCTGATTTCCTTCAGATACCCGAG GATATGGTGAAACTTGTAATCCAAAGGTACACGAGGGAAGCAGGTGTACGTAATCTAGAAAGGAATTTAGCTGCCTTAGCACGTGCAGCTGCGGTCAAAGTTGCAGAACAAGAGCATTTAGTTCCTTTCTCCAAAGATGTGCAACGCCTTTCTTCACCACTGTTGGATGGCAAACTTGCTGAGAGCGCCGAGGTTGAAATGGAAGTTATCCCTATGGGTGTCAATAATCATGATATCTCCGATGCGTTTAAGGTTGCCTCACCTATGGTGGTTGATGAACCTATGGTAGAAAAGGTGCTTGGT CCACCTAGGTATGATGACAGAGAAACAGCAGAACGAGTTGCCAATCCTGGTGTATCTGTTGGACTGGTGTGGACAGCATTTGGTGGAGAGGTTCAGTTTGTAGAGGCCACAGCAATGGTGGGAAAAGGTGATCTTCATCTCACTGGCCAACTTGGGGATGTTATCAAAGAATCTGCTCAGATTGCATTGACATGG GTACGTGCCAGAGCCACAGAACTGAAGCTAGCTATTTCTGAAGAAACTAATCTTCTAGAGGGCCGAGATATTCACATTCATTTCCCCGCCGGAGCTGTACCCAAGGACGGACCCTCAGCTGGTGTAACCCTGGTTACATCACTTGTTTCATTGTTCAGTAAAAGAAGAGTAAGAGCAGACACAGCAATGACAGGAGAGATGACTCTCCGTGGTATGGTCTTGCCTGTTGGTGGTGTCAAGGATAAG GTTTTGGCTGCCCATAGATACGGTATTAAAAGAGTTATACTACCAGAGAGGAACTTGAAGGACCTGGTGGAAGTCCCAGCGACTGTGCTTTCAAGTCTTGAG ATAATACTTGCTAAACGTGTGGAAGATGTGCTGGACCAAGCATTTGAAGGTGGTTGCCCGTGGAGACAGCattcaaaattatga
- the LOC107868921 gene encoding lon protease homolog 2, peroxisomal isoform X1 — MAESVDLPSRLAILPFRNKVLLPGAIIRIRCTSPSSVKLVEQELWQREEKGLIGILPVRDSAEIATSGTAVSSGVGGESAERGLKNQAGISENHKLDSKNQQEVIHWHDRGVAARALHLSRGVEKPSGRVTYIVVLEGLCRFNVQELSTRGTYYTARITSLDMTKGEMELIEQDQEFVALSRQFKATAMELISILEQKQKTGGRTKVLLETVPVHKLADIFVASFEISFEEQLSMLDSVDVKVRLSKATELVDRHLQSIRVAEKITQKVEGQLSKSQKEFLLRQQMKAIKEELGDNDDEEDDLVALERKMQGAGMPASIWKHALRELRRLKKMQPQQPGYNSSRVYLELLADLPWEKASPELELDLKAAKERLDADHYGLLKVKQRIIEYLAVRKLKPDARGPVLCFVGPPGVGKTSLASSIAAALGRKFIRISLGGVKDEADIRGHRRTYIGSMPGRLIDGLKRVAVCNPVMLLDEIDKTGSDVRGDPASALLEVLDTEQNKTFNDHYLNVPFDLSKVIFVATANRMQPIPPPLLDRMEVIELPGYTPEEKLKIAIRHLIPRVLDQHGLSSDFLQIPEDMVKLVIQRYTREAGVRNLERNLAALARAAAVKVAEQEHLVPFSKDVQRLSSPLLDGKLAESAEVEMEVIPMGVNNHDISDAFKVASPMVVDEPMVEKVLGPPRYDDRETAERVANPGVSVGLVWTAFGGEVQFVEATAMVGKGDLHLTGQLGDVIKESAQIALTWVRARATELKLAISEETNLLEGRDIHIHFPAGAVPKDGPSAGVTLVTSLVSLFSKRRVRADTAMTGEMTLRGMVLPVGGVKDKVLAAHRYGIKRVILPERNLKDLVEVPATVLSSLEIILAKRVEDVLDQAFEGGCPWRQHSKL, encoded by the exons ATGGCGGAATCTGTGGATCTTCCGAGCCGTTTAGCGATTCTTCCATTTAGGAACAAAGTATTGTTACCTGGTGCGATCATTAGAATTCGCTGTACTTCACCTAGCAG TGTAAAGTTGGTGGAGCAGGAGTTATGGCAGAGAGAAGAGAAGGGACTGATTGGAATATTACCCGTTAGAGATTCAGCTGAGATTGCCACTTCGGGTACTGCAGTATCTTCAG GCGTGGGTGGAGAATCAGCTGAACGAGGCTTGAAAAATCAGGCTGGTATATCAGAAAATCACAAGCTTGATTCAAAAAATCAACAGGAAGTTATACACTGGCATGATAG GGGAGTTGCAGCCCGTGCTTTACATCTCTCGAGAGGAGTTGAGAAACCAAGTGGCAGAGTTACATACATAGTTGTACTAGAGGGCTTATGCAGATTCAATGTGCAGGAGCTTAGTACCAGAGGAACGTATTATACAGCACGGATCACTTCTCTTGATATGACCAAGGGTG AGATGGAGTTAATTGAGCAAGATCAAGAATTCGTGGCATTGTCTCGTCAATTTAAAGCCACTGCGATGGAGCTCATTTCCATTCTTGAGCAG AAGCAGAAGACTGGTGGCAGAACGAAGGTTCTTCTGGAGACGGTCCCTGTCCATAAATTGGCTGATATTTTTGTAGCTAGTTTTGAGATAAGCTTTGAGGAACAACTATCCATGCTGGATTCTGTTGATGTTAAAGTAAGGCTTTCGAAAGCTACTGAGCTCGTTGATAGGCATCTACAG TCAATTCGTGTAGCAGAGAAAATCACCCAAAAGGTTGAGGGGCAGTTATCGAAGTCTCAGAAAGAATTTCTGTTGCGACAACAG ATGAAGGCCATAAAGGAGGAACTTGGTGacaatgatgatgaagaagatgatttgGTTGCATTGGAGAGGAAGATGCAAGGAGCAGGAATGCCTGCAAGTATCTGGAAACATGCTCTGAGGGAACTAAG GAGACTCAAAAAAATGCAGCCTCAGCAACCTGGCTATAATAGCTCTCGTGTTTATCTGGAACTACTTGCTGATCTTCCCTGGGAGAAGGCCAGCCCAGAACTTGAATTGGATTTAAAAGCTGCAAAAGAGCGTCTTGATGCTGACCATTATGGTTTATTGAAGGTCAAACAACGGATAATCGAATATCTAGCTGTTCGGAAG CTCAAACCAGATGCGAGAGGTCCTGTGTTGTGCTTTGTGGGTCCACCAGGTGTTGGGAAGACATCTTTGGCTTCTTCTATTGCTGCTGCTCTGGGCAGAAAGTTTATACGCATCTCCCTTGGTGGTGTCAAAGATGAGGCCGATATCAGAGGGCATAGGAGAACATATATTGGAAGCATGCCTGGGCGTCTTATTGATGGGTTGAAG AGAGTAGCTGTTTGCAATCCTGTTATGCTGCTGGATGAGATTGACAAGACTGGGTCTGATGTGAGGGGAGATCCTGCATCTGCATTACTGGAGGTTCTTGATACCGAACAGAATAAAACATTCAATGATCA CTATTTGAATGTGCCATTTGACCTATCAAAGGTTATCTTTGTGGCAACTGCAAACAGGATGCAGCCAATTCCTCCCCCACTCTTGGACAGAATGGAAGTCATTGAGCTGCCTGGATACACACCAGAAGAAAAGCTTAAGATAGCAATCAGGCATTTAATTCCTCGAGTTCTTGATCAGCATGGTTTAAGTTCTGATTTCCTTCAGATACCCGAG GATATGGTGAAACTTGTAATCCAAAGGTACACGAGGGAAGCAGGTGTACGTAATCTAGAAAGGAATTTAGCTGCCTTAGCACGTGCAGCTGCGGTCAAAGTTGCAGAACAAGAGCATTTAGTTCCTTTCTCCAAAGATGTGCAACGCCTTTCTTCACCACTGTTGGATGGCAAACTTGCTGAGAGCGCCGAGGTTGAAATGGAAGTTATCCCTATGGGTGTCAATAATCATGATATCTCCGATGCGTTTAAGGTTGCCTCACCTATGGTGGTTGATGAACCTATGGTAGAAAAGGTGCTTGGT CCACCTAGGTATGATGACAGAGAAACAGCAGAACGAGTTGCCAATCCTGGTGTATCTGTTGGACTGGTGTGGACAGCATTTGGTGGAGAGGTTCAGTTTGTAGAGGCCACAGCAATGGTGGGAAAAGGTGATCTTCATCTCACTGGCCAACTTGGGGATGTTATCAAAGAATCTGCTCAGATTGCATTGACATGG GTACGTGCCAGAGCCACAGAACTGAAGCTAGCTATTTCTGAAGAAACTAATCTTCTAGAGGGCCGAGATATTCACATTCATTTCCCCGCCGGAGCTGTACCCAAGGACGGACCCTCAGCTGGTGTAACCCTGGTTACATCACTTGTTTCATTGTTCAGTAAAAGAAGAGTAAGAGCAGACACAGCAATGACAGGAGAGATGACTCTCCGTGGTATGGTCTTGCCTGTTGGTGGTGTCAAGGATAAG GTTTTGGCTGCCCATAGATACGGTATTAAAAGAGTTATACTACCAGAGAGGAACTTGAAGGACCTGGTGGAAGTCCCAGCGACTGTGCTTTCAAGTCTTGAG ATAATACTTGCTAAACGTGTGGAAGATGTGCTGGACCAAGCATTTGAAGGTGGTTGCCCGTGGAGACAGCattcaaaattatga